From Oreochromis niloticus isolate F11D_XX linkage group LG15, O_niloticus_UMD_NMBU, whole genome shotgun sequence:
CAGAGAGTTGACAGAAATGCTGTAAAATTTCAACACGCCTTGTTGATTCAAACATAGGTTTATTTGCATATTACTGAACAGTTGATTTGTTAGTTCCTGCATGTTGCATCATGTGTCCAGGTTGCCATTCAACCTTcccctttgtttttttgcacataTCCACTGTCCTTCTCTGGCCTTCAGCTTCTATTACCCCTGTTAATTAGTATTTATCCTCCAATGAAATTTTTAGGTGTATTTTATATATGTTTCTCTCACTATTACTGAtagtttaacgaatcatttaacgctacaaaacataaaatagAAATCTATATTTATACTATATTTAGTCTGCTATTTTAAAATGCCACGGTGCAGGATGGGATGCTTGAAGTAGAtctaaggagaaaaaaaagacacacttGTACCTTCGAGTCTTCCGATCTCCTTGCGGTTGTCCTTGCTGTGTTGATAGACCTCCCGGATGCTGTCCTCCAGCTCACCGACTTTAGCTGCCATTTGAGTGATGAGGAGCAAGAGAAAGAGGGGAACATAAAAGTAAGTACAGCGAAAGGCTTTGTTCCCATTAGATCCACATCGAAAATAAAAGCTCCCGTAGTACAGCATTAATACCCCTACTCTTCAGTTtcaccatcaccatcaccaGTCTTACCATCCATCCTGGAGAGACGATCCATCAACTGGCTGACTTTAACATCCAGAGTGTAGTGACCGACATTCAGCTTGTGGATGGCTAGGTCCATACTGGCCAGTCTGGATACTGTGGGCCAGAGTAGAGTGGAAGTGAGAGCACAgtatgatattttatttttttaagaaagagAACACACAAAGGAAGGCTACCGGCATACAGGTATGCGACTTTCCAAAATCTGGACACTTCTTACtccagaaacaaaacagaaaagccCTCAATCAGCCTGTCAAGAATGTCCAATGATACGGCCACCGGTCTGTGGATGCACCCTACCAACCAGTGTTGGTAGTATAACTTATCTCTGTactctttttattttccattttctaatTGGGTTCCCCACCCACCCCTagagtttcttttctttttagctcTTTATTTGGTCTCTGTCAACTCTTGAGGCTTAAAGTTATCATGATGATGAGTGACATCATAGATTTCTGACTTGTATGACCAAAACCAACACAAATTTCGACATTTCTAAAATAACGTACAGACATAGTTGTATGAGTTCTCAAAGTCCGATACTGGGCTGGTTGGCTCTGCTTCAGGTTCCGGTAGAATATCAGGAACATCGCCTCTTGTCCTCTTCACCTCTGGTTCATACGCCTggtggaacacacacacacacacacacacacataaaactcCCAATCCATCACATGTAAGTGTGTTTAGTGTCTTGGCTTTAGTGGTTAAAGTAAAACCAAACCCAACTTCCTTTTCTTCCCAAAACAAACTTATTAGGGTTGTATCCAAATTCCAGATTAGACACATCTGGAGCTGTTTTACATTCATATTTTCCTTATAGCAGAAAGCAGAAGCATTCAATATCAAGTCAGGCCAAGAATTTTACTTCTATTACACTTATAGAACACAGAGGAGCTCAACCAAGTTTATCGCTTTATATTTAGATTTAATAGCTCAGTGGATAAAAATGTTACCATTTAAAAGTTGAATATCTTAGCTGGAAGGCACATGGTGCCTTTGATCGACAACAGCATTATATTTACAAGTATCAACACGTTCCCTCAGTGGCTTATGGCATGGTGGAAGGAGAGGGGTGCTTTATTTTGAAgtcaaacacacatacagacaagTCCAATGAAAGAAAAACCTGTCGGGTTGATCTGCTTCTCTGGGTGTGTCATCATCAGTTCTTCACATGTCCTTTCCATTACATCATAACTTACAGTAGATAAATCAACACAGATTACATCATGTTTTCCACTTTATTCTTACataaagataaagaaagaaaacaacaaaatctgCCTTAGTGTGTCTTAATTGCTTCATTCACTGAAACACTCACAGTCACTCATATATATTTACTACATATGAAAGGGGTCAGAGTCTCAACCTAACAAACAGGCATGGCAGATCACAGTTAGGAAAATGCACGACAGTGAGAGCAGCCTCTAATAGAAAGAGCACATACAGCATATGAAGTCCTGACCTGTGGTGGTGCAGCGCTGCCTGTCCCCATAGGAACACACACTCCCAGAGAACATAAACACAGCAGAGCGAGCGAGGTGGCAGCCGGTCCCATTTTCTGCTTCATAGTAACTCTGCTTTTCCTTCAGCAGCAAAAACTCCCTCTGTACCTCCtagtctctctgtgtctctccttCCACTGTCtgggtttctctctctctccttcactcCTCTTTCACTGAAAGAGCAGTAGGAAGGCAGTAGGAATCTCCCATTAGATGTGTGAATGGGAGCTGGTGTACAGCCCCCTTTAAAAAGGGGGGGGGATCACAGGTATCAAACAGGAAAGTCAAAATAAAGCCTGCCTGCTGCCCGCTCTTCTGTCCTCCTTCAGAACAAGAACTCCTTTCAAACAAAGGAAAGCTCTTTGTTTTTCCTACTACCTCCCATTTCCACTCTTTGTGTGCACACTGTGGATTTACAGGTCTCTGTCCGGTGGAAAACATGTACAGTATGTCTAAAACATTAACAGTTCACGAACCAAGAAAAACAGCTTTGTTACCAGCTTTGCATTAATGTATTTGAGGATTTACCAAGGCTTTTATAACATACTCAAAAATGGCTGTTTAGAAAACATCTAACAACAAATATATGGGATCATCCAAAGTTTATGATTGAATTAGGTTAAAATAAAAGCTTCATCCTTCCTGTGTTTTCTGTAACTGCGCCTTTCCGACTTTTCTTATTTCAGTTcttgaaaatgtaaataaaaacagaatgcaatcaTTTGAAAACCAAATTTTTAAATCTACAAACACAAATAACACATTTGTGAAATGAAAGTTAGGACAGGGATGAAAGAACCctggaaaacaaaacatctgGTGGATTATCTCACATATAAAAAGAGAGATGGGAGTAGGGCAGAGACCGAAACTGAATGCTCATGATGTTCAGGCTCTCGTGCAaagctgcattaaaaacagaaatgattcTGGACGGGAACATTTCTGAAAACCACTGTGAATGATAGTTGCTTCAGCCAAAATGTTCCTATGCACTGAACAATCCAAATTTGTCTTTGGACTAAAGATGAGGCACACAGTTTGAAATCGAGCATTTGTGATGTTGTCGGCGTGCTCATGGCACGGGAGATCTGCACGTCTGTGAAACTTCCATTAATGCAGAAAATGAAACATGCAGGTTTTCAAGCAACATATATTGTGATCGATAGCTTTCAGGAAAGATCATGACAAACTGTTATATCTGCTGTCCAAACTTGTCACTCACTGAAAGCATTTGGagcataaag
This genomic window contains:
- the clec11a gene encoding C-type lectin domain family 11 member A isoform X1; this translates as MKQKMGPAATSLALLCLCSLGVCVPMGTGSAAPPQVRTSYAAYEPEVKRTRGDVPDILPEPEAEPTSPVSDFENSYNYVLSRLASMDLAIHKLNVGHYTLDVKVSQLMDRLSRMDAKVGELEDSIREVYQHSKDNRKEIGRLEGCEKGQRIGYKCYLVYNSLEDYAGASRKCIERGGRMAMPRDRKEQEALADYVKNFFHPGNWPVWLGVNDLRSEGLYLFDDGTRVTYFQWRKHFLSSQPDGGRRENCVAMSSDDGDWWDHYCDRTMNYMCEFDDRVAL
- the clec11a gene encoding C-type lectin domain family 11 member A isoform X2, with translation MKQKMGPAATSLALLCLCSLGVCVPMGTGSAAPPQAYEPEVKRTRGDVPDILPEPEAEPTSPVSDFENSYNYVLSRLASMDLAIHKLNVGHYTLDVKVSQLMDRLSRMDAKVGELEDSIREVYQHSKDNRKEIGRLEGCEKGQRIGYKCYLVYNSLEDYAGASRKCIERGGRMAMPRDRKEQEALADYVKNFFHPGNWPVWLGVNDLRSEGLYLFDDGTRVTYFQWRKHFLSSQPDGGRRENCVAMSSDDGDWWDHYCDRTMNYMCEFDDRVAL